From Deinococcus aquaticus, one genomic window encodes:
- a CDS encoding VanW family protein: protein MGVATQPDGKIAPGLHIAGVDVGGMNREQALTALGNRAAAAPQVTVRAGKNSWTVAADTLGWHADAETSVQAAQKITAERGVLERLQGMIGAAQVQDIPLTAAVDAAQAKVALTTLTAGLNTAPRNASVYFDKISKKYAVKPGVTGVKVDVTGAVNTYVANPALTTLTVTAAEQAPRYTTEALGAYVKQGNALARPFTVKLGTTGRTGTLNALQVADLYWVRETGIVPDETTLKAAFGRLTGFVDQPAQNARYALQGGKLVKVRESAGVVTDRAAAYAIFRKSVLDVTQKAAVFPSRVDKPTLTLASLPDAGKLELIATGRSTYYHSSAARRTNVANAAAKINGAVVPAGEVFSFLKALGSIDASNGFVGGLIISGGRTVDGLGGGVCQVSTTAFRALYQAGLPVVERNQHSYRVGYYEPQVGFEAAVYDPGLDLKMKNDTSAPILIKTINNNATSTLDVQVWGVKPKRTVTINPAVITARVPHPGPKYVVNPNLRPGQMTQVDWAADGYSLYISRTIRDAKGTRTDRVSTVYKPWQAVYETGPRS, encoded by the coding sequence ATGGGTGTCGCAACGCAACCGGACGGCAAGATTGCCCCCGGACTGCACATTGCCGGCGTGGACGTCGGCGGTATGAACCGCGAGCAGGCCCTCACCGCGCTGGGAAACCGGGCGGCCGCCGCGCCCCAGGTCACGGTCCGCGCCGGCAAGAACAGCTGGACGGTCGCGGCCGACACGCTCGGCTGGCACGCCGACGCTGAAACCAGCGTACAGGCCGCGCAGAAGATCACCGCCGAGCGCGGCGTGCTGGAGCGCCTGCAGGGCATGATCGGGGCGGCGCAGGTGCAGGACATTCCCCTGACAGCCGCCGTGGACGCCGCGCAGGCCAAGGTGGCCCTGACCACCCTGACCGCCGGGCTGAACACCGCGCCCAGAAACGCCAGCGTGTACTTCGACAAGATCAGCAAGAAGTACGCCGTGAAACCCGGCGTGACCGGCGTGAAGGTCGACGTGACCGGCGCCGTGAACACCTACGTCGCCAACCCCGCCCTCACCACCCTGACGGTCACGGCGGCCGAGCAGGCCCCCCGGTACACCACCGAGGCTCTGGGCGCCTACGTGAAACAGGGCAACGCGCTGGCCCGCCCCTTCACCGTGAAACTCGGCACCACGGGCCGCACCGGCACCCTGAACGCCCTTCAGGTCGCGGACCTGTACTGGGTGCGTGAAACCGGGATCGTGCCCGACGAGACGACCCTCAAGGCCGCCTTCGGTCGCCTGACCGGCTTTGTCGATCAGCCTGCCCAGAACGCCCGCTACGCCCTTCAGGGCGGCAAGCTCGTGAAGGTCCGGGAGAGCGCCGGGGTCGTCACGGACCGCGCCGCCGCGTACGCCATCTTCCGTAAGAGCGTGCTGGACGTCACGCAGAAGGCGGCCGTGTTCCCCAGCCGGGTCGACAAACCCACCCTGACCCTGGCGAGCCTCCCGGACGCCGGGAAACTGGAGCTGATCGCCACGGGCCGCAGCACCTACTACCACTCCAGCGCCGCGCGCCGCACGAACGTCGCCAACGCCGCCGCGAAGATCAACGGCGCCGTCGTGCCCGCCGGAGAGGTCTTCTCATTCCTGAAGGCCCTGGGCAGCATCGACGCCTCGAACGGATTCGTGGGCGGCCTGATCATCAGCGGTGGCCGCACCGTGGACGGCCTGGGCGGCGGCGTGTGCCAGGTCAGCACCACTGCCTTCCGCGCGCTGTACCAGGCGGGCCTGCCGGTCGTGGAACGTAACCAGCACTCGTACCGCGTGGGCTACTACGAACCGCAGGTGGGCTTCGAGGCCGCCGTGTACGACCCGGGCCTGGACCTGAAGATGAAGAACGACACCAGCGCGCCCATCCTGATCAAGACCATCAACAACAACGCCACCAGCACCCTGGACGTGCAGGTGTGGGGCGTGAAACCCAAACGGACCGTCACCATCAACCCGGCCGTCATCACGGCCCGCGTGCCGCACCCCGGTCCCAAGTACGTGGTGAACCCCAACCTGCGCCCCGGCCAGATGACCCAGGTGGACTGGGCCGCCGACGGGTACAGCCTGTACATCAGCCGCACCATCCGGGACGCGAAAGGCACCCGCACCGACCGGGTCAGCACCGTGTACAAACCCTGGCAGGCGGTGTACGAAACCGGCCCGAGAAGCTGA
- a CDS encoding acetylornithine/succinylornithine family transaminase: protein MTGAPTHPQSKWLEAELKYDSRVVGKHEVVMTRGLGATVWDESGRSYIDCVAGYGVANVGHSHPDVVRAIKEQVDRLIVMPQSLPNDKRAEFLSELVSVTPAGLDRVFLCNSGTEAMEAAKKFAITGTGRKRFVSMKRGFSGRSLGALAFTWEPKYREPFGDAVDNSNVDFVTFGNIEELRAAVTDETAAVILEAVQGEGGVRPASLEFMQEARRITQEKGALLILDEIQTGFCRTGKFFAAEHYGVVPDGMTLAKAMGGGIPIGAFVMTQDVADRMPAGGHGGTFGGNPLAMAAGVATIRAMKREGMAEQAREKGEYFMERLRAIQSPKIREVRGLGLMIGVELKEKSAPYIHALEHDEGVLALQATPLVVRFLPPITISREQIDAVVAAFERVLNGVNPRAERQAQLAAQAAASGTAQGEAIQTE, encoded by the coding sequence ATGACTGGAGCACCCACCCACCCGCAGAGCAAATGGCTTGAAGCCGAACTGAAGTACGACAGCCGCGTCGTCGGCAAGCACGAGGTCGTCATGACGCGCGGCCTGGGCGCGACCGTCTGGGACGAGTCGGGCCGCTCGTACATCGACTGCGTGGCCGGGTATGGCGTCGCCAACGTCGGCCACAGCCACCCGGACGTGGTGCGCGCCATCAAGGAACAGGTCGACCGCCTGATCGTCATGCCGCAGAGCCTCCCCAACGACAAGCGCGCCGAGTTCCTCTCGGAACTGGTCAGCGTCACCCCCGCCGGCCTCGACCGCGTGTTTCTGTGCAACAGCGGCACCGAGGCCATGGAGGCCGCCAAGAAGTTCGCCATCACCGGCACGGGCCGCAAGCGCTTCGTGAGCATGAAACGCGGCTTCTCGGGCCGTAGCCTGGGCGCACTGGCCTTCACCTGGGAACCCAAGTACCGCGAGCCCTTCGGTGACGCCGTGGACAACAGCAACGTGGACTTCGTGACCTTCGGGAACATCGAGGAACTCCGCGCCGCCGTCACCGACGAGACGGCCGCTGTGATCCTCGAGGCCGTGCAGGGCGAGGGTGGCGTGCGTCCCGCCAGCCTGGAATTCATGCAGGAAGCCCGCCGCATCACGCAGGAGAAGGGCGCGCTGCTGATCCTCGACGAGATCCAGACCGGGTTCTGCCGCACCGGGAAGTTCTTCGCGGCCGAGCATTACGGCGTGGTGCCCGACGGCATGACGCTCGCCAAGGCCATGGGCGGCGGCATTCCCATCGGCGCGTTCGTTATGACCCAGGACGTCGCTGACCGCATGCCGGCCGGCGGGCACGGCGGCACCTTCGGCGGAAACCCGCTGGCGATGGCGGCGGGCGTGGCGACCATCCGCGCCATGAAACGCGAGGGCATGGCCGAGCAGGCCCGCGAGAAGGGCGAGTACTTCATGGAGCGGCTGCGCGCCATTCAGAGCCCCAAGATCCGCGAGGTGCGCGGCCTGGGCCTGATGATCGGCGTGGAACTCAAGGAGAAGAGCGCGCCGTACATTCACGCGCTGGAACACGACGAGGGCGTCCTGGCCCTGCAGGCCACGCCCCTGGTCGTGCGCTTCCTGCCGCCCATCACCATCAGCCGCGAGCAGATCGACGCGGTCGTGGCCGCCTTCGAGCGCGTGCTGAACGGCGTGAACCCCCGCGCCGAGCGGCAGGCCCAGCTGGCCGCGCAGGCCGCTGCGAGCGGGACGGCCCAGGGCGAGGCCATCCAGACCGAGTAG
- a CDS encoding DMT family transporter yields the protein MTHRDALEMFLLSAFWGVSFLLIRLSGEVFPPVWVALLRSVFGALVLIGALRLGRHALPPARLWKPLLLVALFNNVIPWSFFAWGEQTVSSNIAAIINATTPLFALLIGLTLRDTRLRGLTLGGVLLGMAGVTLTVSGGLGGGHATVQGVIILLLASLGYAVATTIAKRTLVGLNPVGLATTQLGLSSVMLLPVALIGPAPAPLTVTALGAVAFLGVVGSGLAYLLYYGLLARVSPTQVTAVTYALPVWGLGWAALAGEPVGALSVAGVLVVLAGLGLINLPPRPRPLPA from the coding sequence GTGACCCACCGCGACGCGCTGGAGATGTTCCTGCTGTCCGCCTTCTGGGGTGTGTCGTTCCTGCTGATCCGCCTGAGTGGCGAGGTGTTCCCGCCGGTGTGGGTGGCGCTGCTCAGATCGGTGTTCGGGGCGCTGGTCCTGATCGGGGCGCTGCGGCTGGGTCGCCACGCGCTGCCGCCCGCGCGTCTGTGGAAACCGCTGCTGCTGGTCGCGCTGTTCAACAACGTGATTCCCTGGTCGTTCTTCGCGTGGGGCGAGCAGACAGTCAGCTCCAACATCGCGGCGATCATCAACGCGACCACGCCACTGTTCGCGCTGCTGATCGGCCTGACCCTGCGCGACACGCGGCTGCGCGGGCTAACGCTGGGCGGCGTGCTGCTGGGCATGGCGGGCGTGACCCTCACGGTGTCCGGCGGGCTGGGCGGCGGGCACGCCACGGTGCAGGGCGTGATCATCCTGCTGCTGGCCAGCCTGGGCTACGCGGTCGCCACGACCATCGCCAAGCGCACCCTGGTTGGCCTGAACCCCGTGGGACTGGCGACCACGCAACTGGGCCTCAGTAGCGTCATGCTGCTGCCCGTCGCCCTGATCGGCCCGGCTCCCGCGCCGCTGACGGTCACGGCGCTGGGCGCGGTGGCGTTCCTGGGCGTGGTCGGCAGTGGACTGGCTTACCTGCTGTACTACGGTCTGCTGGCGCGCGTATCGCCCACCCAGGTCACGGCCGTCACGTACGCACTGCCAGTGTGGGGTCTGGGCTGGGCGGCCCTGGCCGGGGAACCCGTGGGGGCGCTGTCGGTGGCGGGCGTGCTGGTGGTGCTGGCGGGGCTGGGGTTGATCAACCTGCCGCCGCGCCCCAGACCTCTACCGGCCTGA
- a CDS encoding pyridoxamine 5'-phosphate oxidase family protein, with protein sequence MSGFYDPAQRDPSVGRRPQNRRDDAWIEALLLRVPLGRVATVYRGEDDRVWPFVTPLAFAYRPEWRDLVYHTNVVGRLRANTEQGEAQGHLATFEVTETGALLPSNSPLELSVQYRSVIVFGTARVLHGEDARAALTTLSERVFPGLRVGMHTRPITDADLARTGVYALSIERWSGKENWPGGAAQEEGWPALPAHLAAPFVPGGRT encoded by the coding sequence GTGAGCGGCTTCTACGACCCCGCGCAGCGTGACCCTAGCGTGGGCCGCCGCCCGCAGAACCGCCGGGACGACGCCTGGATCGAGGCCCTGCTGCTGCGCGTGCCGCTGGGCCGCGTGGCGACCGTGTACCGGGGCGAGGACGACCGCGTCTGGCCGTTCGTGACGCCGCTGGCCTTCGCGTACCGGCCAGAATGGCGTGACCTCGTGTACCACACGAACGTCGTGGGACGCCTGCGTGCCAACACGGAGCAGGGCGAGGCGCAGGGCCATCTCGCCACCTTCGAGGTCACCGAGACCGGCGCGCTGCTGCCCAGCAACTCCCCGCTGGAACTGAGCGTGCAGTACCGCAGCGTGATCGTGTTCGGTACGGCCCGCGTCCTGCACGGCGAGGACGCCCGCGCGGCCCTGACCACCCTCAGCGAGCGGGTCTTTCCGGGCCTGCGCGTGGGCATGCACACCCGGCCCATCACGGACGCCGACCTGGCCCGCACCGGCGTGTATGCCCTGAGCATCGAGCGCTGGAGCGGCAAGGAGAACTGGCCGGGCGGGGCCGCGCAGGAAGAAGGCTGGCCCGCCCTGCCCGCGCACCTCGCCGCACCATTCGTGCCGGGAGGCCGCACGTGA
- a CDS encoding DJ-1/PfpI family protein — protein sequence MTRTVGILIFDGIEVLDLGGPFEVLSVATRLAGRDGEAAPFQPVLIGASGTPAVGRGGFRVLPHATLDDHPPLDVLIVPGGVMDVPLADPRVQDWVRAQATRVEVLASICTGAFLLARAGLLDGRRVTTHWEDQADLAATFPALMVVPDVAWVDTGAVVTSGGISAGIDMTLHLVERLHSRALAERTARQMEFRWTGQGLLDGVTA from the coding sequence GTGACCCGCACCGTCGGCATCCTGATCTTCGACGGCATCGAGGTGCTCGATCTGGGCGGCCCCTTCGAGGTCCTGAGTGTGGCCACGCGGCTGGCCGGGCGCGACGGCGAGGCGGCGCCCTTCCAGCCGGTCCTGATCGGCGCGTCCGGCACCCCGGCGGTCGGGCGCGGGGGGTTCCGGGTACTGCCGCACGCCACGCTGGATGATCATCCGCCGCTGGACGTGCTGATCGTGCCCGGCGGCGTGATGGACGTTCCCCTGGCCGACCCGCGCGTGCAGGACTGGGTGCGCGCGCAGGCCACGCGGGTGGAGGTGCTGGCGTCGATCTGCACCGGCGCGTTCCTGCTGGCCAGGGCGGGCCTGCTGGACGGGCGGCGCGTCACCACCCACTGGGAGGATCAGGCCGACCTTGCCGCCACGTTCCCGGCACTGATGGTCGTGCCGGACGTCGCCTGGGTGGACACGGGCGCGGTGGTCACGTCCGGCGGGATCAGCGCCGGCATCGACATGACCCTGCACCTCGTCGAGAGGCTGCACTCGCGCGCGCTGGCCGAACGCACCGCCCGGCAGATGGAATTCCGCTGGACGGGCCAGGGGCTGCTGGACGGGGTGACGGCGTGA
- a CDS encoding GNAT family N-acetyltransferase produces the protein MTDPATLRPIPPAQAELALPALRALRPDSPHTVSPDALRAFLSTTQVEGYALVGAFEPDREEAAAVAGYRVMHLLWAGRTLYVDDLSTLPEARGRGHARALLHWLEARARDLHCAELHLDSGVGEKRHAAHRLYHRAGMNVTAHHFSLLLGRGTA, from the coding sequence ATGACTGATCCCGCCACCCTCCGGCCCATCCCGCCCGCGCAGGCGGAGCTGGCCCTCCCGGCCCTACGCGCGCTACGGCCCGACTCGCCCCACACCGTCAGCCCGGACGCCCTGCGAGCCTTCCTGAGCACCACCCAGGTCGAGGGCTACGCGCTGGTCGGCGCGTTCGAGCCGGACCGTGAAGAGGCCGCCGCCGTCGCCGGGTACCGCGTCATGCACCTGCTCTGGGCCGGGCGCACGCTGTACGTGGACGACCTGAGCACCCTCCCCGAAGCCCGTGGACGCGGTCACGCCCGCGCACTGCTGCACTGGCTGGAGGCCCGCGCCCGCGACCTGCACTGCGCGGAACTCCACCTCGACTCCGGGGTGGGGGAGAAGCGCCACGCCGCGCACCGCCTGTACCACCGCGCTGGCATGAACGTCACCGCGCACCACTTCAGCCTCCTGCTGGGCCGGGGGACGGCATGA